The Haemorhous mexicanus isolate bHaeMex1 chromosome 6, bHaeMex1.pri, whole genome shotgun sequence genome includes the window ATaaaattcagggaaaataaatgttGCTGTTAACTCTTTGTATCTTTAGAAGTATTAACACAAGCAGTAATGGGAATAGAAAGTATTTACTTGCTTCTCTCTAAAAGCAATTTCCTATTCAGTCAGTACATTTgtacaagagaagaaaatgaggtCACTGCAGCTTGAAGGCAAAATAgtttttctccccattccccAGTGAGAAAAATCATAACCAAAACACTTTAATGCAGCTAtacacttaaaatattttttttttttgcacaggcTCTGGATAAAGGAAATCAATAGCTTCCTAAACACTTAcgtaaagaatttttttctgaatttatcCACACCAACCATGAGAACAGCCTCTCTTAAGTATTCTGTCTGTACCCACAAAGGAATGATGAGCATGTTCTCATAGAAAGCTACACAGCTGTGAAAAGGTATTTTACCTTGCTCTGGTTGAACAGCCTCTGGTCATATTGGATTTCATTGGATGGCCTGGGGTTTGGTACCCCCAGGGCAATAACTTCACTGATATCTCTGTTCTCATTTCTTTGCAGCTTTGACCTGAATTAAAAATTTGAAAGTTTTATGAGGTCAGTAAACCATACTTGTTGACACACTCAATTGCAACCCAATCTGTATTCCCCGCTAACGATTTGCCTCAGGAGTCAGATTTTGACTGTTGTTCTTCCTTATTAGGTAacatttaaaatttgtctcCTGGCAAAGGAAGCATTTGGAAAAGTTATGTTCAGCTGGGCATGACATTTAAATTTGCTTTCCACTATCTGCAATTCACATCAAGCTGACTTGGTCTAAAAtgtcatatttattttttgcaagaATTAGTGTAGTTATATCCTGGAAAGGCCGAGCAATCCAATTTCAACATACTAGAGATTTTAAGCATCCAGAAACCATTTGCACTCAGAAATCTCAGTGGCTTCAGCTAATAAGATACTACAGCCCACCTTCATAAATCCAAGCTTACTTAAAATGAACAGCTTCAAGAAACAAAGCCACTATTGATAACTCTGGTTTCACCAAAATTAGAAGATTCAGGTTTCAATCTTTGCTGTCAACATGTTAATTAAACCTGAACataaaacactgaagaaaaatccACTCAAAATCAACACAGCACACTCCTCTTTCCCATTCATGTGGAAAATACTACATTTTGAAGAAAGTACTACAGTATTTTAACACAGTAATGCCTTTTCATACAATGAACAAACTGTGCTTCATACCAGTGACTATCTCCACAAGATACAACTCAGGCACTTAAatcaaaaaaaaggaaagcccaGAAGCCCCCAGGTTCCCTAGTGGGGAAGTCAGTGCCAGTACAGGAATAAACCAGCTTTTTTTTGGTGACTCACCTTTTATCAGGGGCTGCCCGGGAAAGATTTCTGTCATGCTGCCTCTCTTTGCGCCTGTCGTGTCTGATTTCATCTCTTTCTCTAGCTTCTCCATCCTCTGAACAAGAAAAGATAACTCATTATAGACAAATATTTGAAGTTTGAATTAATTATACCACAGACATTGGCACAGTAATTCAATTCAGTATTATTTTACAGAAGAGTAGTGACCCTTGGCACTATTTAAAATGTTACACTTTAAATAAACTGAACACATGAACATCACAGCTTTCTTATGCCCCAAGCAAATGACTGTTCTTGGTAAGTCAAAGCACACATCCTAACAACTATGTTCTTCCATCTTTCAACAACTTAGAATAACTGTCTGTCTAGGAATTAATATCCTAAAACATTTACAGATCATTCTATCATAATTCTAAGAATAAAAGTATCATTGAAACATGCAGGGATTTAAGTGTTTTGAAGAACATTATGTGATGCAATATCAGAAAAATCACTCAGGTTGGAAGGGAGTCTAATTCAAAACCTGCTATCAATCCTGAATTCAAACCAGGTTGGTCAGGGCTTTTTCCCACTCAGGCGAGGAAAACCTGCAAGGATAGAGACTGACAGATTTCCTAGGCAATCTGTCCCACTGCTGTTTGTCCTCATGGTGAAAATCTTTCTCCTGACACATAGCTGAAACCTCCTGCTTCAACTCTTGACCACTGTCTCATTCTTCCACCGTGCAACTTGGTGAAGCGCTCTGACAATCATTTAGGGATCACTGTGATATGATCTTCTGGGTAACCTTCCCATTATCGGGCCCCAATGGCACATCATCTCCTAGCAGAACAAGCCTTATTCTCTCAGCATCTCCTGAACAGGCAGTTACTCGAGTTCCATGACCATTCTGATGCCCCTTCACTGAACTGACTCCCATTtatcaatgtctttcttgtaccTGGAGGCCCATAACTGCACAAAGTACTCCAGATGATATCTAACAGGTCAccaataaaaggaaattattacTTCCCTTGACTACTGGTTACACTCCTGCAGATGCAGCTTTGTATGCCCATAGCATATTCAGCATATTGTCCACTACAACTCCTAGGTCCTTTCCAACAGAGTGGCTCTCCAGCTGGCCAGCCCCCAGCCTTTTGGTAAGAGGTTAgtgcttcccagcagcaggatttggcaTTGTATGACCATATCCCCCCATCTTCTGAAGAGATTGTAACTACTTTTTAAGTTCATAATCTTGATCTTTGTAGTGTAATTTCCATCAGAATAGAAGACAGCACAATGGAGACAATTTAGTTAGGCTGGCAGCAGCGTTTTTTGGGGCCTACTGGCCAACAAAATTGCAGCTCTGCAAGATCAGTTACAACAGTGCAAGAGCCAGAATGTTGCATTTATCACCTTTGGTAACTTGAAGATGGTTTAGTTCTTCTAGACAAATCTGCCCTTCATCTGCAATAAGCTTAAAAAATTAGTTTAGAACTGTCCATGAAAACCATCAATTGTACTGATGCATTATTAACTTCAAAATTCTCAGGGTCCTAAACCTGTATACACCAATATATTGATGCGAGGTTCAAACCTGCATCCCATCAAACTAGCCAGTGAATTAACCAATAAAGACATGAACTGATGTCATACTTAGAAATTTCAGCTGGTATTCAGATATTTTAAGTTCTCAGATTATTACTCCAAACCCACACTTATGAGTATTAAAAAAGCCATAGTATCTTAATGACAGAGAAATGTACCTTTTTCAACATGGGTTTTGATCCCCGCTCTTCTCTCCCTGGCTTTCTGAGCCATTTCTCGGAGCTTTTCCTCatgtttctccttttctttctgagccATCTTCCTCTCCACCTGGGCACGCATCTCTACTGCCTCCCGAGCCTGCACAAAAAAGACATGGTTAAATATACAGAAAGCATAGCATCTGGGACACAAGCAGATCTGTCACGGAGTTAGCCAGTAAACAGGACACAAATGAAGCCAAAATTAGGAAGCTTAAAGCCCATCAGCTACAGCAGTTAGAGCTAAGAGACAAGACACATGACTTCCAATAACTGAACCCACACTGAGCCCATGATTCAGAGATAGGGGGGATAAGGCCTTATGTCTTAGGTTAGCAAAGAAGCAGGACAAATCAAAAAGCTATAGCCTATTCACAGCTgattttctgaaggaaatgaaCATACAAAGATGGTAAAACTATACGGAACAAAACAGTGTGAAGAACTACCTGACCTTTCTGTCAGCAATATAGAGTGCCTCAGCAAGTTTGGCAAAGTTTTCATTAATATGAACAGTCTGCAATCCTCTGCCATCTGCAGCCAGACGCTTATCTAATGGAATGGTGTAACCCTACAGTGGGAACAGAGAGGCAGTTAATCACAGAAACAGTATTTGTAATAACAAGCATTATTATATTCGTTGTGtaaggaaacaaaaacataTACAAAATTCACAGCCCATCATTATTATGCCTCAATGGATCTCCTTTTCATATGTTCTTCAAATTCTTGCCAGGTAATACCAAGCTTCACTCCAATTCCACCCACCCACCAAATCCAAATCACAGCTTCCCTTCAAGGTTCATGTTAGGACAAAAGACAGTTTTGAAGTGATAAGGTTCACTTTTTGCTTTGTGTTAAGAACTACAGATAATAACTTCTCCAGTCTCTAAGATGTTTTACAattttttgcttaaaaatttTTACCTAAACTGTTTTCATACCTGTTAAGAGATTAGCTGATTCAAAATGAGAAAGTGACAAGGCACCCAGCAAAACTAAGACACACTAAATGccaattttgttttccaaagctgaaactcaaaattatttatagatgaaatttttttttttgtgagctctacaaaatttttgctttggttttagcATCTGTAACCTAAAATTTCATCTCCTAATTAGCATCAGTCCCAGTTAGACAGCTGTGTTGGAGTAGGGAAAAAAGGGACATCCAAACATAtagcttttccttcctccattTGAAGAGGCTGTCTCAGGACAACAGTTTAGTACATTTCAGAACGATCAGACTAGTTACTCCAGCAAATAAATTCTCCCCTCTCTAGGAACATAAACTTAGTAACTGataaaaatcaaaggcacaggacATACCTACtcaaaaaaggaacaaaacctaGCTGACCAgtgataaaaattaattaatgaaagAATCCAACAAGGAAAACTTTCCAGAAATATCGACTGcagtattaaaaagaaacatgcTTGGGTCTCTCATAGTCTGCTGTTTTTCAGTTTGGATGGCTTTACTTTGTAACCTTGAGAGATTTTGACTTTGGACTGCACTATCATGGGGATTTTAACTAAGATaaatttttcctctcaaaatttATGATCTCTGGCAAGAAGTAATATATTCACCCTCAGTTCTATACTCTCAATTGGACAACCTTTATATGccaaactgaagaaaaatgaacTGTATCATCATGTGCTCTCCATGATGGAAGCAGCTGGTTTACCTAACTTTAGATGCTTGACATCAGTATTATTCAAGCTTAAATCATTCACTTAAGTTTCCCACCAGGGTGCagcattagaaaaataaatttatgacaACTTAATTACCTTTGCATTTTTCCAGTTTGAAATGCATGGAGGAATTTTCCACTCTTGCTGCTCTTTCACAGTCATCTGATTTAAGAGAATAAGCAAAGTCATCTTCAGATTTATAGCAAAAGGAAATactgttttcttcctcaaagGCAGCTATGAAACTATTGAAGTAAGTTAGAATAGAAAGTTCAGGACTCCACAACAAAACCCCAGCTCTTCTTAGCAGCAGTAAGATTACAGAATCAAGAATGGTTTGATTGGAATGGACCTTAGAGATCAGCTGGTTccaaaccctctgccatgggatTTATTTTTGCACTGTATCTTTGCCAGCACTGAATAAAGTCCTGACAGCTCTTCAGCATCCTCTTAAGCTTTCATCACCCGGGCTGTAACTCACAGCCAGTTTGTTAACATCCACACATTTAGCAGCTATTCAAGTTGTACCAAACTGATGAACCACCACTACACTCATCTCTCAGAAGGAGCTAATCCTTAATGACACAAGTGAGTGTTATTAAGGATTAGTATAAACAGTGTTGTCTAAAAGCAACATAAGAGTACCCAGGCTAAAGCCTTGGTCAGCTCATTCATGCCATGAACAAATTCAGCAATGCATCCCTGCATAAAATACATGAGATATCTACTCAACCTTTGACAAGATAAATGAAAAGACAGCTACTTTCAGAACCgtccaaattaaaaaaagaaaaaaacaaatgaaaagacTGCACTGGGCACCAAGTTTATCACTTCACATCAGAAGATCAGTAATGAGAAGGTACACAGAAATGAACTAGATTGAAGAAGAATTTGTGGAACCATCTTAGCATTCAAAACTGAGAACAGCTATGGCATTTCATACCTTTCTACTTGGAGAGTGCATTACaggtgctggaggagatggTGGTCCTCGTGGAATCTTCTTGTTAATTCTGAGCAATTAAGAAAACAATTACAATTACAGTCAGCATGTTGCACAGAAATACACTTCAGAATCTTCTATTTGCCCTGAGCAAGCCATGAGTACTTACTTGAATCTTGGAGGCTCCATAGGGTCCTTCTGCATTTCCACCATCCGAATAACTCTCTGTTTTGCTCCAGAGTTGAATGCAACTCCTTGCTGAGATGGTGTGTACCTGAACAAAACACAGTGCTCAGTTCTCTGCACACAGCTGGGTATTTCTTTCCCACCTCCATTTTTACTCAGTTCACTGCTCTAGCTGTGGTTTCATTTTATCCACAACAGTTTAAGACTACCCAACTATGAATGTCAGCAGCAGGTAACTGCACAAATGATAAAGCACTGAGTGCAGACTCAGTTACACCAGATAGAATGTAACTTCTCTTCAGGGCTATATTCTCCTGTCTCAACCTAGAGcttgaaacagaagaaaaacaagtacAGTACACAGAGCTTGTCACAATACTCCCTACCTATGTCTGTGAAGCCCTGGTGTTTTCTTACTGTTCATTAAGAACCTCTTCACATACCTTTTTTCAGAATTAACTTCAAGCCAAGTGTaaccctgcccagcctcctcATAATTCCAATTGTTTCCAACTACTCATTTTCTGTGAAGGAAGAACTTTATTACATGTCTTCTTGTGGCTTGAAACTTGCAGTAAATACTTTGCTTTCAGGGCAGCATCATTAATAGTGATCCCTGGCAAATCTGTGGTTTTTTGCTAAAACACTAATACCTCCAAAGTGCCATAACTCATGACATGTTAAAGACATATTTCTACACACTTCAAAGTAGGTGATCATTAGTGGGTTAATTCAAAATACAGAAGCCAGTTTCATATTCCTTACAGAGGAATAGAATTCAAAAGGAATTTCTGTTCTCAGAAATTCAACAAATATGCCATTTTAATCCATTTCATGTATCACACCCTTTTACAGAAACACCAGCACTACATACCGAATGTACTGTGCAGGAGCTAGTTTGTCAGCAGCTCGAACTGGCATGGCTGCTGCAACTTTCTGGGAGACTGATTTCTCCAAGGCTGCTCTTGTCTTCTCTGTTATCTGAAGAAAAAATCCACAGTGTACATCTTATCCCATTGTAAGACATCAAGCATACCACTGCTAACTAGGCACATCAGTGCATACAATACCTCTCTAATTGCCTCCTCATCTGGTCTCTGCAGTTCAGGATCATCCACATTCATGACCTCTTTTGGCACAAGATCTGTGTACTTGCTGTAAATGACCTGGAAGACATTAGATTCTACTAGTGCTGGTGAACACAGGAATAAATGTTCATATATCAAAGGAAATGTTTCAGGCTTAGACTATACTCTGGGTActaattaaaatgaatataCAGCTATAAATACATTATGATTACATATTGTTCAATTAGAAGATCAGTTTACATATATACTCTGGACCCCATTTTACAGATGGAGTAATTGAAGAAACAAAGCAATCtgataaatataattatataagTTGCTCTCAGAACTGGCATTAGACAGCAGTTTTCTGCTTCCCATTCCTagtattttcctttattaagGACTCCAAACTGATAAAATCCCACACgtttttacttctgttttcaaggattaCTCAAGAATTTCATAGAAGTATTTTTCACAATCtgtgttttttttcaattcactATGTTTACTGGTTTCTTGACAAAATAAATACTTGAGAAACCTTGACACTTTTCCTTATATAAGTACTTGAGTTTTCACACAACCTGCAGCTAGCTCCTTGCAGCTCTAAGTCCCAATTTTAAACACAGGGAAAGAACACTATTAGATGGCTTCAGGGAAAAATGCATCGAATTACATTAATGCTTCACATGTATCCAATAAAATAGGAAGTTTTAGTTCAAAGGGTTAAAAAGTCAGGAACTATTATTTCAAGTTCATTATATAGTACATGTCCAACTACAAAATTAACCTTTGGCCTCAGCATTAATTAACCACAAAAGAGCCATTTTCTACTTCTCAGCCTTCACTCCTAAAATTTAATCATTTGAATTAGTGTCAGTAGTATTCTAGCTTCTCAGATCCTGAATGAAGGACATTTGAAGAGAAATGTTCCGCTAAGGTAATTAACTTACAAGTCCAAGTGTCTTGCGAAGAAGAATATGAAAAACAAAGTatgctgaaggagctttagAGCAtcccaaaagacaaaaaaaggaaataaaaaagctaCTCCTTGTGGTGTTCCAAGAGAGATCTAAAAACTACTTGACACTGAGGTACAAATGATCTATATGAACTATTTAAACTCTGAAGTATTGTATGGAAATGGCAAGAAGCTTTATTATGGAAGAAATATATAACAGAATAAACTATcctgaaaatacaaatatttctgttgcCATCAAAAACTTGATACACTTGCATGTTTTATTTGTAGTCTTTTTCTGAAGTGATTAAAAGAGGCAAATAAtgaatttacatttatttttattgtttttctagACATTTATCTTGTTTTATGAGTAATGTTGAGATATTTCATTCATCTAAGCTAAAGAAGAGACTGGGATTGTTTGATATTGTACTGTGCCCATCCACTACCATTTTTCAATCTactaaatttgaaaggaaacatAAGCCTGAGCAATCACTCTGCTACTGAAAACCAGAATCTCCTTCTaggcagaaagaaaaacctCAAGTTTTGCTACAATTACATGATTCCCTGGCTGGAACAGCCTTAACAGGCAGCAATTAGAAATCTGCATGCTACTACAGTCAGAAAGAGAATAGTATTACCTAACTGGCTAAGACACTGTGCCACATGGCAGGGTTTAGACATCAATCACATTCAGAGTCTCACAAGGCACTTGATACATGCAAGTGTCTTGATAGAAATTTCTTAATTTGCTACACAGAAATCCTCAATGTATTTTGTTCTATATATCTCTATACAGCCAGCCCTGTACAGTGCTCATCAGTCTTAAATGTAAATCAAGAATTTACATCAAGCAATGCAGCATGAATGCCCTCCTGGTCAAAGAAAGGTTTCTCCGTATGAAGTACATAAAATTTAAGAAGTCATTAAGATTACCTGGTTGTAAGCCTGTTACACACACCAGAAAACAAACTGGTAGCAAACTCTCAAACCAAGCTCTGCCACAAAGGCAAATAAGTTGCGAGTAAGTAACACTTTTGATTATTTGAGTAAAGATTCTTGACCTGTCCCATACCTGCAACAGGACTTCCTTCAACAATGGAACTACTCTTGTAAATGTTTTGATTGAATCAACAATCCTGGGAATAAAACCTGTAAAGAAGCTTCatcattggttttttttctcctttaacaAATAAGCCACAGCCTTAGGCCATGAAGAAGAAATCAAACTCCAGCATATAAAGTTATTCTTGCTGTAAAAAGTAAGGGACCTAACAGTTCCATTCCTTGATGTCACTCTTTCTTCTATCTTTATAAAAACACCGGATGCAATTACATGTTCTTATTTTCCTAATAAAGGGACAGCAGCAGTCTCATCAAAATATATCGCTACTGATGCATTATTTTAGCCTAGTTTTTAGTAATGTAAGTAGAGAATGTATTGAAAGAATTTACAGCAGCACAAGAACTAACCACACAACAAGGCAAAAAATCCTTCATCTTGACAACCAGATGGAACTCCATCCGCAGATCCATAAGGTCACGCATCCAGGCCTGTCAACGTTATCCAGCATTTCATGTCTAGCAGACTTTCTGCCAACCCCAAACAGGAAGCTTGTCAGACTATCACATTGATGTCAgtatttttcaaggaaaatacTCTGAAgctactatttttaaaatacataaggGAACAGATGCAAGGGAGATGAACCAGTGCAACAGCAGAAACTGCTGACAAGTCATCTTGAGATAGGGGCTGGGTGATGGAACTGCTGCCTCTACAAGAAGGCAGAATACTAAATTCAACTTCAAAAAATCCATAAGCTgtagcaagaaaaaaatttgcttcCTAACTCAGACCAAACAAGTAGCTCCTAGAAAAGGTTCATAAACTCATTTCTGGCAGGCTGCTAAGCATCTGCTTCACTTAGCTCTAAGTATTAAGATTGAAGAAATAGTGAATGATGGCTGCAGCTCTACGGAAAATGAAACTTCTGCATCTAATGCTACTGACACGGTACTATCAGAAGCTCTTAAGAGAAAATATTCTGTATCATTCAACTCAACACAGATCACTGAAGAACCACTCCCTATGACATATCTGGGAATACTTTCtcctgcaaagcaaaacaaaccaagcaaTAGCAGTTCTGCTGTTTCCAGTGAAATTGTTTCAAATAGCTGTTGCAGCACAGATAGTCAATTTTATACTGAGCTACAtcaaaagcagtgtggccagcagattgagggaggtgattctgcccctctacttTGCTCTGGTGAGACCTGAGCTGGTGTGATGCATCCAGCTCTGAGGCCCCAAACACAAAGACAACCTTGACCTGTTGGAATGAGTCCAGATAAGGCCACTAAGTTGAAAACAGGGTTGTAGCACCTCTTCTACAAAGATGGGCTGAGAGAGTTAGTGGtgtctcagcctggagaagagaaggctccagagagaccttacagcagccttccagtacctaaaggaaCCTACAAGCTGGAGAAGGATTTCTTataagggcatgtagtgacaggacaagggggaagtgctttaaactgaaggaaggcaGGTTTAGATCaggattaggaagaaattctttacagtgagggtggtgaagcactggaacaggctgcccagagaagctatgGATAGCCCAACCCTGGATGTGTTCAAGGCCAGAATGAATGGAATGAGGCTCTGACCAATCTGGTCTGGCAGAGGGtgtcccaacccaaaccattctatgaatcTGTAATCTTCCCTCAGTTTTACTCCCCTTTGACTCACAATACTTAATCTTTACTCTCAGCTTTTACATCCAGCTGGACGCAATCAAGATCAACCTGACACAGAAGGCAGAGCTCAGGATTTAGGAAACCCAGATCTACAGTTCTACAGAGCCTAGTTTTAGAAAAGTCTCACATCTCTTACATCTTGGTGAATGAGGAAGAATATTACTGCCTTCATTATAGACAACATATGGAAAGTTAATGAAAGTACAGATCTTCATCAATCAAATATGACAAACATTAACAGCTTAAATTTAACTCTACCTGTTAAGAAGCATTTTCCTAACTTTAAACCAAGAGACCCAGTGAAAgattatggggttttttgcctcAAGCCTGCTGTCAtatctaattatttttcaaacataCTAAGATTCCAATCTGAACAGTTCTATTACATACAAATAAAAGATAATCTGACAAATAAGTAAAGATGTATTTGACAAGTTGTAAAAATGAGGGTTTAACtacactaatttttttcttattatttggTTCACAGCTCCCCCAAAATTGATACGATTATTTCTTGTCTAATTATCtgcttgaaattattttgtatacTTTTGACAAAGTGGCCTTTCTATTTAGCATGAAGTATCAAATATTTAGTACAAAAATTATTCTAatagaattaatattttaacaTCTTCCTCTTGAAAAATAATTCCAGACATTAGATAAAGTCTGATGGATGGAACTTCAAGATAAGtccccttaaaaaaaatattgccactgctttttttttttctttttagtttaaCTACTTTCTTCCACATGATGGTATGCAGTCCAGTTTGCACTCATCTTTTTCAAAGGTACTGCATAGGATGAGGATATGCAAAGTGTGATACTTTGACACTCAGatattaattaaatataaaatcctACTGGCTGTAGAATCTATTTAAAGCAATAAATTTATCTGTTTAAAGTATTTTCCCTGATATGCTTAGAATGCCCATCCTATTTTTTTGATTGAGAGGTAAAGTTTGTATTTTggtttcctcccttcctcaAATGTCGTATGACATGGGGCATATTACATAATCATAAGCTTTCAAGATACCTTAATTTAAAGCCCAAGAAGTCAAATTATTTTGACAACAACTATTCATATCTATTAGCTAAAACACTCTTTGTAGTTAACACTGTTTATACTTTCTTTACAGAAGATGCttgctggaaggagcagctggccACACACTCATCAGCCACCAACACCTGCTTTAGAGAATTAAAGTCCATGGAGCCCACTTGGCTACACTTGAAAAGGCAGGTGTAAATACTCCTTAAAGTAGACTTAGGAGACCCAAGTATGTGATCTCCTTAAAATTATTTAGGACCTCAGGTGTTATCTCTTGGTTTTAGAAAGGCTACTTGATACAGGAAGTTGAAGTTTCCCCTAAAAACTCCGTAAGAATCTTGCTATCTCTGAACTCAGCACAAAACTTTCATAGTATTGCCAGTGGTTATACTTTCTGCTGCACTTAAATAACAATAGCAAAAACAGAGAccaaaaccactgaaaacaACCACAAGTGTCAACTGTTGGATCAGTAAGACACAAGGTGCAACATTCTAAAGGCTGACCTGTGTCTTCTGTCCATTTTTTGCCCCCTCTCTCCACATGCTAAAATGAGGCTGCAGAACTGCTTTCACTTTCTTGCCTTCACTGGAAAATGATAACTGCTAAGCCATCAAGTAAGTTCTGTGTAgagattttccccatttttgccTTATCATTTAATTACATTACAGAGAAGATCACAATTTCTGTCTGACACTATTTTAATTCTTAAATAAGAAAAGAGGACACAATCCATGTGGCTAATGCCAGATCAATGAGTTCAAGGATATGCAATGTGTACATACAACTTTTCCAAGCACATATGCCAGCTGACATATTGGAAGAAATATTACCTTGTCCTTTGACTGTCCTTGTCGAGCGATTGCAtcgtattttatttttccttctgcatccACCTGAACAGCCAAAGCATtggacattttcttctttcGGCCCATATCCAATGGATATTGTGCCACGTGAATTTCTGGGAAAGCACCCCCATCTCCAAAATCctacagaaaacaaacagtagTGAATgtccaaaagacaaaaaaatgcaaaacagaatGGAAAAGGAGATTGATTTCAACAACTAACTTGGTAAGAATGTTCCAGTAACATTATTCTTTCACTGGTAAGAAAGCAATTAATG containing:
- the SNW1 gene encoding SNW domain-containing protein 1 — protein: MCRSRRLPPPRRPAAERTVYAVKMALTSFLPAPTQLSQDQLELEERARAQRSRQAALVSSRREPPPYGYRKGWIPRVLEDFGDGGAFPEIHVAQYPLDMGRKKKMSNALAVQVDAEGKIKYDAIARQGQSKDKVIYSKYTDLVPKEVMNVDDPELQRPDEEAIREITEKTRAALEKSVSQKVAAAMPVRAADKLAPAQYIRYTPSQQGVAFNSGAKQRVIRMVEMQKDPMEPPRFKINKKIPRGPPSPPAPVMHSPSRKMTVKEQQEWKIPPCISNWKNAKGYTIPLDKRLAADGRGLQTVHINENFAKLAEALYIADRKAREAVEMRAQVERKMAQKEKEKHEEKLREMAQKARERRAGIKTHVEKEDGEARERDEIRHDRRKERQHDRNLSRAAPDKRSKLQRNENRDISEVIALGVPNPRPSNEIQYDQRLFNQSKGMDSGFAGGEDEIYNVYDQPWRSGKDMAQNIYRPSKNLDKDMYGDDLEARIKTNRFVPDKEFSNSDRNTRGRGRDGPVQFEEDPFGLDKFLEEAKQHGGSKRPSDSSRPKEHEHESKKRRKD